Genomic DNA from Motilibacter aurantiacus:
GAGCCCCCGCCACGTGCTGTTCGGAGCCGGGCAGCGTCGTGCACTCGGAACCCTCGCCGCCTCCGTGGGGCGGCGGGCGCTCGTGTGCACGGATGCGAGATTCAGCAGCACCCCCGACTTCGACGAGCTGCTCGGCCTGCTGCGCGGGGCCGGCATGGAGGTCTCGACCTTCACCGAGACGCTGCCGGACGTACCCACCGGACAGGTCGTCGAGTGCGCGGAGCTGGCCCGCCGAGCGGCCCCCGACGTCGTCCTCGGCATGGGCGGCGGCAGCTGCATCGACCTGGCCAAGTCCGTGACCGTGCTGCTCGCCCACGGAGGCCGCCCGCAGGACTACTACGGCGAGTTCCGGGTCCCCGGGCCGACGTTGCCCCTCATCGCGCTGCCGACGACGGCCGGCACCGGCTCCGAGGTCACCCCGGTCGCCGTCCTGTCCGACCCGGAGCGGTCGAGCAAGGTAGGTATCTCGAGCCCGCACATCATCCCCTGGGGCGCGGTGTGCGACCCGGAGCTGACCTACGGCTCCCCTCCCGCGCTCACGGCAAGCACGGGCGCGGATGCCCTGGCCCACGCGGTGGAGGCCTTCACCGCCATCCGGCGCGAGCCGGAGCCGGGGCTCTCGGCCGCCCGGGTCTTCGTCGGCAAGAGCGAGCTGACCGACCAGTACGCGCTCCTCGCCGTGCGCCTCATCGCGGCCAACTTCCACCGCGCGTGGTCCGACCCGGACGACCTGGAGGCGCGCGAGGCCATGATGCTGGCCGCCATGGCGGGCGGCTTCGCGCTCGGCACCGCGGGGACCGCGGCCGCCCACGCGATCCAGTACCCGCTCGGGGCGCTGACCCACACCCCGCACGGGGTCGGCGTGGGCGCCCTTCTGCCGTACGTCATGGAGTTCAACCGCAACGTGCGCGAGCAGGAGCTGGCCCGGATCGCCCGGGAGATGCGAGTACCCCTGCAGGGCGACGACGCGGAGCTGGCCGACGCCTCCATCGAGGCCGTGGCCGACCTGCTGGCCTCCGTCGGCATCCCCCGCACGCTGGGCGAGCTCGGGCTGGCCGAGGACAAGGTCGGCTGGACCGCGGAGCAGTCGCTCAACGCGGCGCGGCTGGTGGAGAACAACCCGCGTCGGCTCGACGCGGCCGGCGCCGAGCGCATCGTCCGCGCGGCGTACGCCGGGGACCGCACAGGACTGCGCGACGAGCACGAGCCGCTCGTCGCCGCACGGGGAGGATCGCTGTGACGCTCGTCGACTGGGGAAAGCTGCCGACCGACCTGTTCATCGGAGGGGTGTGGCGGCCCGCCGCGAGCGGCCGGCGCATCGACGTCGTCGACCCGTCGACGGCCACCGTCATCACCTCCGTCGCCGACGCCGGCGTCGAGGAGGCCGTCGCAGCCGTCGACGCGGCATCGGCCGCGGCCGCCGCCTGGGCGGGCACGTCGCCCCGGCAACGTGCCGAGACGTTGCGCCGGGCCTTCGACCTGATGACGGAGCGGCGCGAGGAGCTCGCGCAGCTCATGTCGACCGAGAACGGCAAGTCCCTCGTGGACTCGCGGGCCGAGGCCTCCTACGCCGCCGAGTTCTTCCGCTGGTACGCGGAGGAGGCCGTGCGGGTGCGCGGGGAGATCGCCGAAGCGCCCGCCGGCACGAACTCGATCCTCGTCACCTACCAGCCCATCGGAGTGGCGGTCCTCGTCACCCCCTGGAACTTCCCTGCCGCGATGGCCACCCGCAAGATCGGGCCGGCGCTCGCGGCGGGCTGCACCGTGGTGCTCAAGCCCGCCACCGAGACCCCGTTGACCGCGCTCGCGCTGGCCGACCTCCTCACCGAGGCCGGCGTCCCGGCCGGCGTGGTCAATGTCGTCGCCACCTCGACCCCCGGCCCCGTCGTCGGGGCGATGCTGTCCGACGAGCGCGTCCGGATGCTGTCCTTCACCGGTTCCACCGAGGTGGGCCGGGTGCTGCTGCGCCAGGCGTCCGACCGGGTGCTGAAGACGGCGATGGAGCTCGGCGGCAACGCGCCCTTCCTCGTCTTCGACGACGCGGACCTCGAGGCCGCGCTGGACGGGGCGATGGTCGCCAAGATGCGCAACGGCGGGCAGGCCTGCACGGCCGCGAACCGCTTCTACGTCCAAGCGGGCATCCACGACGCCTTCGTGCGCGGGCTGACCGAGCGCATGGGCCGCATCGTGCTGGGCGCCGGCACGGACCCCGACACCCAGTGCGGCCCGTTGGTGAACCGTGCTTCGGTCGAGAAGGCCGACCACCTGGTCCGTGACGCGGTGGCGCGCGGGGCGTCGGTCACCACGGGCGGGGAGCCGCCGGAGGAGGACGGCTTCTTCTATCCCCCCACCGTGCTGGTGGACGTCCCCGCGGACGCGGAGATCCTGCGCGAGGAGGTCTTCGCTCCCGTGGCCCCCGTGGTGCGCTTCGAGGACCCGGAGGAGGTCCTCGCGGCCGCGAACGACACCATCCACGGCCTCGTCTCCTACGTCTTCACCGGGGACGTCGCCCGCGGCATGCGCGTCGCCGGGCGCCTCGAGTCCGGCATGGTCGGGCTCAATCGTGGCCTGGTGTCCGACCCGGCCGCGCCCTTCGGCGGCGTCAAGCAGAGCGGCCTGGGGCGCGAGGGCGGGCACGAGGGCCTCCTCGAGTTCATGGAGGCCAAGTACGTCGCGACCTCCTGGTGAGCCCCGGACGCATTCCGAAAGCGAGAATTGGGAGAAACAATGATGTTCCTCGACAGGCACGGAAGGCGCCGCCGGCTCTCCAGGCGCACGGCGGCGACGGCGGCCCTGGCCCTGGCGGTCGGCACCGTGGCCGCCTGCGGTGGGGGTGACGACAGCGAGGGCGGCGGCGACGCGGCCCCCGCGACGATCCCCGAGCTGTCCACCGAGCCCATCACCTTGAGCTTCCTCTGGTTCGAGTGGCCCCCCGCCCAGGCGCTGGAGGACTTCGCGAACGCGGAGTACACGAAGGAGCGCCCCAACGTCACCGTGAAGGTCAACACGGTGCCGAACCCGAACTGGCACGATGCGATCTTCACCCAGTTCGCCGCCCGCAAGACCGACTTCGACATCCCGATCCTGGACTCCCAGCACATCGGCGAGGCGGTCACGAACGGCAGCATCCTCGACATCACCGACTTCGTGAAGGCGAACATCGAGGAGGAGGCCTACGACCCGTACCTGCTCGCCGCCTACGGCCAGTACCCGCAGGCCGAGACCGGCCAGCGTGACGAGAACGCGAAGCTCTACGGGCTCCCGCTGCTGGGGGACACCTGGGCGATGATCTACCGCAAGGACCTCATCGGCGAGAAGCCCCCGGCCACGTGGGACGAGATGATCGCGACGGCCAAGAAGTGCCAGGAGGACAACCCCGGCGTCAGCGGCCTCGCCTTCCACCAGTCCAACGGCTCGGACGCCGCGGCCGTCACGTACAACACCGTGAACGGCGTCTACGGCGGCAAGCTGTGGGACCCCAAGGAGAAGCAGATCGAGGGGATCATCAACGACGAGGCCGGCAAGAAGGCCATGGACGTCCTCGTCAACCAGATGAAGCCGCTGGCGCCCAAGGGCTCGGGCAACTGGTTCATCGACGAGGTCAACGCCGCCATCGGGCAAGGCAAGGTCTGCATCGGGTTCAACTGGCTCGCCGCGATCGGCGGCCTGCTCGACCCCGGCCAGTCGACGCTCGGCAAGTCCAAGGAGGAGATCCTCACCAAGCTCGGCTTCGCCACGCTGCCGACGCAGGATGCCGACATCGTGCCGCTAGGCGGCATGGGCATGCACATCTCGAAGTACGCCCCGGCGGAGCGCCAGGCCGAGGCGCTCAACTTCATGAAGTGGTTCGAGCAGGCGGACGTGCAGAAGAAGTGGGCGGCCGCCGGCGGGGTGCCGGCGCGCACCGACGCGATCAACTCCCCGGAGTTCCTGAACGCGGCCCCGTGGAACAAGGTGTTCGCCGACTCGGTGCCTCGCCTGCGGGACATGTGGAACGTCCCGGAGTACGCGAAGCTCATCGACATCGAGAACACGAACGTCAACGCGGCGCTCAACGGGGCCAAGGACCCCATGGACGCCCTGGACGCGATCGCGAAGGAGCAGCAGGCAGTGCTGGACCAGAGCGGCGGGATCCGGTAACTGCTGATGGCTACCACGATCTCGCCCGCGGAGCCGGCGGCGCCCCTGGTGGCGCCGCCGGCGGCGCGGCGCTTCCGCTGGCTCGGCGACCGGCGCCTGTCCGCGATGTTCATCGCGCCGGCCCTCGCCCTGCTCCTGTTCCTCTCCGTGTTCCCGCTGCTCTGGGCGCTGTACCTCTCGTTCACGAACTACTCGGCCACCCGCGACACCCCCGCCCAGTGGGTGTGGTTCGACAACTACCGCGACATCCTCACCTCGGCCACGGTCCACCAGCGGGCCCTCACCACGCTGATGTACGTCATCGGCGCCGTCGGCCTGCAGACGGTGCTCGGCTTCTCGATCGCGTACCTGATCTCCCGCCGGGTCCGCGGCCGCGGCCTCATGACGACGCTGTTCCTCGTGCCGATGATGCTCTCGCCCGTGGTCGTCGGCCTCTTCTGGCGGTTCATGCTCGACACGCAGTTCGGCGTGGTCAACTCGCTGCTCAACTCGCTGGGCTTCGGCTCCGTCGAGTGGCTCACCAAGCAGCGGACCGCCCTGCTGTCGCTGATCGTCGTCGACACCTGGCAGTGGACGCCGTTCATCATGCTGATCGCCCTGGCCGGCCTCACGGCGGTGCCGAAGTACCTCTACGAGGCCGCGTCCATCGACCGGGCGTCGGAGTGGTTCCGCTTCCGGCACATCACGCTGCCGCTCGTGTGGCCGCTCCTGCTGATCGCCGTGCTGTTCCGGGCGATCGAGGCGTTCCGGCTCTTCGACCTCGTCTACATCCTGACGAACGGCGGCCCCGGCGTGTCGACCGAGACGCTGTCCTTCCACGTCTACAAGGTCGCGTTCCTCGGCTTCGACACCGGCGCCGCGTCGGCGTACGGGATCCTCATGGTCCTCGTCGTGATCGTCCTGGCGCAGTTCTACCTGCGCTACCTCGAGAAGCTGCGGAGCACCTGATGGCGCTGCACATCGACGAGACCGTCGCCGCCGAGGCCGGGGCGGCACACCGCAACCCTCCCCGCGGGCCACAGCGCCGCCGGCGCGGGACGCTGCGCACCTGGCTCGAGATCGTCGTGCTGGCCGCCTTCGCCGTCGTCATGCTCTTCCCGGTCGTCTGGATGCTGGAGACGTCCCTCAAGGAGAACCGCGA
This window encodes:
- a CDS encoding iron-containing alcohol dehydrogenase — encoded protein: MTVFGLLRSPRHVLFGAGQRRALGTLAASVGRRALVCTDARFSSTPDFDELLGLLRGAGMEVSTFTETLPDVPTGQVVECAELARRAAPDVVLGMGGGSCIDLAKSVTVLLAHGGRPQDYYGEFRVPGPTLPLIALPTTAGTGSEVTPVAVLSDPERSSKVGISSPHIIPWGAVCDPELTYGSPPALTASTGADALAHAVEAFTAIRREPEPGLSAARVFVGKSELTDQYALLAVRLIAANFHRAWSDPDDLEAREAMMLAAMAGGFALGTAGTAAAHAIQYPLGALTHTPHGVGVGALLPYVMEFNRNVREQELARIAREMRVPLQGDDAELADASIEAVADLLASVGIPRTLGELGLAEDKVGWTAEQSLNAARLVENNPRRLDAAGAERIVRAAYAGDRTGLRDEHEPLVAARGGSL
- a CDS encoding NAD-dependent succinate-semialdehyde dehydrogenase; its protein translation is MTLVDWGKLPTDLFIGGVWRPAASGRRIDVVDPSTATVITSVADAGVEEAVAAVDAASAAAAAWAGTSPRQRAETLRRAFDLMTERREELAQLMSTENGKSLVDSRAEASYAAEFFRWYAEEAVRVRGEIAEAPAGTNSILVTYQPIGVAVLVTPWNFPAAMATRKIGPALAAGCTVVLKPATETPLTALALADLLTEAGVPAGVVNVVATSTPGPVVGAMLSDERVRMLSFTGSTEVGRVLLRQASDRVLKTAMELGGNAPFLVFDDADLEAALDGAMVAKMRNGGQACTAANRFYVQAGIHDAFVRGLTERMGRIVLGAGTDPDTQCGPLVNRASVEKADHLVRDAVARGASVTTGGEPPEEDGFFYPPTVLVDVPADAEILREEVFAPVAPVVRFEDPEEVLAAANDTIHGLVSYVFTGDVARGMRVAGRLESGMVGLNRGLVSDPAAPFGGVKQSGLGREGGHEGLLEFMEAKYVATSW
- a CDS encoding extracellular solute-binding protein; the protein is MMFLDRHGRRRRLSRRTAATAALALAVGTVAACGGGDDSEGGGDAAPATIPELSTEPITLSFLWFEWPPAQALEDFANAEYTKERPNVTVKVNTVPNPNWHDAIFTQFAARKTDFDIPILDSQHIGEAVTNGSILDITDFVKANIEEEAYDPYLLAAYGQYPQAETGQRDENAKLYGLPLLGDTWAMIYRKDLIGEKPPATWDEMIATAKKCQEDNPGVSGLAFHQSNGSDAAAVTYNTVNGVYGGKLWDPKEKQIEGIINDEAGKKAMDVLVNQMKPLAPKGSGNWFIDEVNAAIGQGKVCIGFNWLAAIGGLLDPGQSTLGKSKEEILTKLGFATLPTQDADIVPLGGMGMHISKYAPAERQAEALNFMKWFEQADVQKKWAAAGGVPARTDAINSPEFLNAAPWNKVFADSVPRLRDMWNVPEYAKLIDIENTNVNAALNGAKDPMDALDAIAKEQQAVLDQSGGIR
- a CDS encoding carbohydrate ABC transporter permease — encoded protein: MATTISPAEPAAPLVAPPAARRFRWLGDRRLSAMFIAPALALLLFLSVFPLLWALYLSFTNYSATRDTPAQWVWFDNYRDILTSATVHQRALTTLMYVIGAVGLQTVLGFSIAYLISRRVRGRGLMTTLFLVPMMLSPVVVGLFWRFMLDTQFGVVNSLLNSLGFGSVEWLTKQRTALLSLIVVDTWQWTPFIMLIALAGLTAVPKYLYEAASIDRASEWFRFRHITLPLVWPLLLIAVLFRAIEAFRLFDLVYILTNGGPGVSTETLSFHVYKVAFLGFDTGAASAYGILMVLVVIVLAQFYLRYLEKLRST